In one window of Vanessa atalanta chromosome 10, ilVanAtal1.2, whole genome shotgun sequence DNA:
- the LOC125067033 gene encoding uncharacterized protein LOC125067033, with product MLCPEVWSFPPPKVITSYKKCANLETVISAVERNCFYKSAIVTCADELHTPQQITEILLEDTDYYKVLNCPLTEFVEPAFIQNFVKPGKLYCLTADVNCIVQNCAAITPDGVLTLNILESTYQTLGLEGSKCPHNYYQVKINLLDIKNLERTRTALSKIKSLNFYVSWEPDKNNVCPSSIAKYFCDRNFEVSCHSLEVQKITPDVREIPTLIDCEIEGIVEWIGMLAHGADLCPTEDYVSSYSEPECDSPLQSSRISLLIIKGFITPNIISNACKSLADYVESRELKGYWSSISIQSVEDSLWQWSASSPKMFQPQNSSCNFFFSEGGCAIYLIGQLKYS from the coding sequence ATGCTTTGTCCCGAAGTTTGGAGTTTTCCTCCACCCAAAGTAATAACTTCATATAAGAAATGTGCTAACTTGGAAACTGTGATAAGTGCAGTTGAACgaaactgtttttataaaagtGCGATTGTAACATGTGCAGATGAACTACATACGCCGCAACAAATTACTGAAATTTTACTAGAAGATACTGATTATTACAAGGTGTTAAATTGTCCTTTAACAGAATTTGTGGAGCCagcatttatacaaaattttgtaaaaccGGGAAAACTATATTGTCTTACAGCAGATGTTAACTGCATAGTGCAAAACTGTGCAGCTATAACCCCTGATGGAGtattaacattgaatattcTCGAATCCACATATCAAACATTGGGTTTGGAAGGAAGTAAATGCCCTCATAACTATTATCAAGTAAAGATTAACttattagacataaaaaatCTAGAAAGAACCCGAACAGCCCTATCCAAAATTaagtcattaaatttttatgtatcttGGGAACCAGATAAGAATAATGTTTGTCCATCATCAATTGCAAAGTATTTCTGTGACAGAAACTTTGAAGTGTCATGTCACAGCTTAGAAGTGCAAAAAATAACACCAGATGTCCGAGAAATACCAACTTTAATAGATTGTGAGATAGAAGGAATTGTAGAATGGATTGGTATGCTGGCACATGGAGCAGATTTATGTCCGACGGAGGATTATGTTAGTTCATACAGTGAGCCTGAATGTGATTCACCATTACAATCATCTAGAATatcactattaattattaaaggatTTATAACtccaaatataatatcaaatgcaTGTAAATCCTTGGCAGATTATGTTGAATCTCGGGAACTAAAAGGCTATTGGTCTTCAATAAGCATACAAAGTGTAGAGGATAGCTTATGGCAGTGGAGTGCGAGTAGCCCTAAAATGTTTCAGCCCCAAAATAgttcatgtaattttttcttttctgaAGGTGGAtgtgctatttatttaataggacaattaaaatattcataa
- the LOC125067036 gene encoding superoxide dismutase [Cu-Zn], with translation MPAKAVCVLNGDISGTVFFDQQDDSSPVVVSGEVKGLSKGKHGFHVHEFGDNTNGCTSAGPHFNPLKQEHGAPNASVRHVGDLGNIEASTDGGVTKVNIQDSQISLAGPNSIIGRTLVVHADPDDLGVGGHELSKTTGNAGARIACGVIGLAKSA, from the exons ATGCCGGCCAAAGCAGTGTGCGTTTTAAATGGTGATATAAGTGGCACAGTCTTCTTCGATCAGCag gATGACAGTTCCCCTGTTGTAGTTTCTGGAGAAGTCAAGGGACTATCAAag GGCAAACATGGCTTCCATGTGCATGAATTTGGTGACAACACAAATGGATGCACATCAGCAGGACCTCACTTCAATCCTTTGAAACAAGAACACGGAGCTCCCAATGCTTCAGTCCGTCATGTTGGAGATCTTGGCAACATTGAAGCTTCTACTGATGGTGGTGTCACAAAG gtgAACATTCAAGACTCCCAAATCTCACTTGCGGGACCTAACAGTATCATTGGACGCACCTTGGTAGTACACGCCGATCCTGATGATCTTGGTGTTGGGGGCCATGAACTCAGCAAGACCACGGGAAATGCTGGGGCTCGTATTGCTTGTGGAGTGATTGGATTAGCCAAATCTGCTTAA
- the LOC125067035 gene encoding uncharacterized protein LOC125067035: MEENVAIAAIPSPAISAEVESTQIIEEGPRVCPLCSSEIRFFFINFNEKMLMCENIECEFPFGYEDLQFVRFENEEDMSDVISIRTKRTHISPVATGSVISTASWSEIDKINRVYDSEDSQLEQRSYDIPSQKEKRKNKKNTKDSEFLIQKHVEDIKGLNMELMEISETNKIIKNERWIKNLMTLQGKSGVKLLKPEELKQVKKDNKDIKINIDTGNSSNISTIQIQIAETDV, encoded by the exons atggaGGAAAATGTTGCTATTGCAGCAATACCTTCTCCG GCAATATCTGCTGAAGTAGAATCTACGCAAATTATAGAGGAAGGTCCTAga gtatgtCCACTTTGTTCTTctgaaataagattttttttcataaatttcaatgaaaaaatgtTAATGTGTGAGAATATTGAATGTGAATTTCCATTTGGGTATGAAGACCTACAATTTGTACGGTTTGAAAATGAAGAAGACATGAGTGATGTCATATCCATAAGAACAAAAAGAACCCACATTTCACCTGTAGCAACTGGTTCTGTTATTTCTACAGCTAGCTGGTCTGAAATAGACAAAATCAATAGAGTTTACGATTCAGAGGACAGTCAGCTGGAACAACGATCATATGATATTCCATCTCAGAaagaaaagagaaaaaataaaaaaaatacaaaagatagTGAATTTTTAATTCAGAAACATGTTGAAGATATCAAAGGTTTGAACATGGAACTAATGGAGATATCTGAgaccaacaaaataattaagaatgagAGATGGATTAAAAATCTCATGACATTGCAAGGAAAGTCAGGTGTAAAGCTTTTAAAACCAGAGGAATTAAAACAAGTGAAGAAGGACAATaaggatattaaaataaatattgacactGGTAACAGCTCTAATATATCAACTATTCAAATCCAAATTGCTGAGACTGATGTTTAG